A region of the Zhihengliuella halotolerans genome:
CGAGCAGACGCACCGCGTGCAGTTCGCCGCCGCACCCTGGCTGCGCGACCACCTGCTCGAGGCCATCGCCGAACTCGTCACGGGCATGCTCTCCAAGGCGGACTCCCTCAGCGACCGCATTTCGCAGCTGCTCAGCGAGAAGACGTCGCTCTCCTCCCTGTTGCAGGACGACCACGACAAGGAGATCATGAGCCGCCTGACGGCCGTGATGAGCCTGCTCGAGGGCCACGCGAACGTGGTCATGGACGGCGTCGACGCCTCGATCGTTCCGACCGTGAAGACCATCCGCCAGCGCTTCGCCGCGCGCGGCTCCGATCGCGGGCCGATCGAGAACTGGCTGCGGAAGCTCCTCGGCCTCGACGCCAAGATGCGGCAGTACGCGGACGGGCAGCGCTTCGTCTCCGCGGTCGTGAAGGAGGTCGGGCTCGAGGGCTTCAACCGGGTCTGGGAGCGTCCCGAGCACCTGCCGAGTGAGCACGAGCTGCACCACCCGCACGAGTGGGTCGAGCGCATGGGCGCCTGAATGGGCGGCCGACTCCCGCCCCAGCTCGCCGCCGCGCGCCGCGCGGTCCTCGCCGCCGTGTCCGCGTGGCGCGACGCCGGCTTCCCCGGTGCCTCCGTCGCGTCCCGGTACGACGACGCCGCCGCCGACGCGCCCGCACCCGAGTCCTCGCCGCACGTGCTGCTCGCCGTGAGCGGGGGAGCGGATTCGATGGCGCTGGCCGCGACCGCCGCGTTCCTGGTCCACGCGTCCCACTTCGGCGCCTCGGCCGTGCTCGTCGATCACGGTCTGCAGCCCGGCAGCGCCGACGCGGTCGCGGCCGCCGCGGAACGGGTGCGTGCGATGGGGCTGTCCGCCGTCGTCGTGCGCGCGAGCGTCCCGGAGCCCGGCACTGAGGAGCAGGCGCGGCACGCCCGCTACCGCGAGCTCGAGGCTGCAGCGGCGGAGATCGAGGCCGAGACCGGCCGGCCCGTGGCCATTCTGACCGGGCACACCCTCTCCGACCAGGCCGAACAGGTGCTGCTGGGCCTGGCCCGCGGGTCCGGGACCCGATCGGTGGCCGGAATCCCGGCCGCCCGGGGGCGCGTGCTGAGGCCGTTCCTCGGCGTGAGCGGTGCAGGGTCGCGCGCCGAGGGCCTGTGGCGGGCGGACACTGAATTCGTGTGCGCCCACGAGTCAATCGAGGTCTGGGACGACCCCACCAACGCCGAGCGCGACGCGCTGCGCAACCGCGTCCGGCTCGATGTGCTGCCAGCACTCGAAGAGCATCTGGGCCCGGGGTTCGCGGCCTCGCTCGCGCGGACGGCCGGCCTGGCCGCGGCGGACGCTGATCACCTCGACGCGCTGGCGGGGGAAGCGTACGCGGGCGCCGTCGTGCGGGACGGGCCCGGCGTCGTCGTGCTCGACCTCGCCTCCGTGCGCGCGCTGCCCGCGGCCCTGGGACGGCGCGTGCTGCGCAGTGCGGCGCAGGCCGCCGGGGGCGAGGCCCCGACGTACGAGCGAACGCTCGCGCTCGAGCGGCTCGTCGCCGGCGCCGGGTCGGCCGGGCCGGTGCAGCTGGCCGGTCATGTCGTGGCCCGGAGGCTGCGCGACGGGCGCGGCCATGGGCACGCCGGACCAATTCTGCTGGTGCAGGCGGCGCGGGGAATCATCGAGGGGTAACCTAGGTGCTGTAGCCGTCAACCGCGCCCCACGTGACCGGCGCGGACACCCGAGACTTCAGGAGCCCCTTTCGTGGATTCGAACGACGTCAGCGCCGATCTGGCACACGTGCTCTACACCAAGGAACAGATTCAGGAAAAGATCACCGAGCTGGCCGCCCAGATCGACAAGGACTACGAGGGCCGGGACATCCTGCTCGTCGGCGTCCTCAAGGGTGCGTGCATGGTCATGGCCGACCTCTCCCGCGCACTGCACTCGCACGTGACGATGGACTGGATGGCCGTCTCCTCCTACGGTTCGGGTACCACCAGCTCCGGTGTGGTCCGCATCCTCAAGGACCTCGACTCCGACCTCATGGGCAAGCACGTGCTGATCGCCGAGGACATCATCGATTCCGGCCTGACGCTGTCCTGGCTCAAGTCCAACCTGCAGTCCCGCGGGCCGGCTTCGGTCGAGGTCTGCGCGATGCTGCGCAAGCCGGATGCCGCCAAGGTGAATCTGGACGTGAAGTACGTGGGATACGACATCCCCAACGAGTTCGTGGTCGGCTACGGTCTGGACGTCGCGGAGAAGTTCCGCAACCTGGACTGCGTGGCGACGATCGCCCCGCACGTCTACCAGTAACACCGCGCTGAGGCCCGGTCCCGGAAGGGGCCGGGCCTTTCGCGTGAGCGGCCGCCCGTGCCGCGACCCTAGCCACGATCTATTGACTTTCGATAGATGGTGATCGAGAATCGTTTGCATGCATCAGGTTGATCGAATCGTCACACCCCTACGCGTGCTTCTGGCCCTGCTGTTCGCCGGCCTGCTGGGTGTGCAGGGGCTCATGGTGGCGGTCTTCCTGCACGAGGCCGCCGACAACGACGGCGCGCTGCCCGTCCCCGTGCTCGTGATCCTCGGCGCCGTCTGCCTCCAAGTGATCGCCTACTTCACGTGGCGGCTGCTGACGATGGTTCGCGCGGGCAGCATCTTCACCGAAAACGCCTTCCGTTGGGTCGACGGCATCTTGTGGACGCTCGGCTCGGGGCTCGTGCTGTGGTGGGGCTTCGCCGGCGTAGTCGGCTTCTCGGCAAGATTCTCCGATGCCGACATCCCGCCGGGCGTAGTGCTGATGCTCGGAATCCTCGGCCTCGCGGGGGTCGTCGTGCTCTTGCTCGTCGTCGTGATGCGCGCGCTGCTGCGTCAGGCGACGTCGCTGCGGGCCGAGATGGAAGGGGTCATCTGATGGCCATTGTCGTGCGGATAGACGTCGAGCTGGCGAAGGCCAAAATGAGCGTGGGCGAATTCGCGGAGCGGGTCGGGCTGACTCCTGCCAACGTGGCCGTTCTGAAGAACGGCCGTGCCAAAGCCATCAGGTTCAGTACGTTGGAGGCTATTTGTCGGGTGCTGGGCTGCCAGCCCGGTGACATTCTGGAGTGGGTCGAGGACGAATAGCAGCGGAGGCGGAGTGGAAGAACCCACTCCGCCTCCGTCGTGTCACCGGTTCGGTCGGCTCTAGCGAGCCGGTCGCTTACTTGTCGAAGGCGTCCTTCACGGCGTCCTTGACGTTCTCGCCGGCCTGTTTCGCCTTTGCGGCGGCCTGATCGGCGTGGCCCTCGGCCTGCAAGCGCTCGTTGTCCGTGAGCTTGCCGGCGGCCTCCTTGGCCTTGCCGGTGGCTTCCTGAGCTTTGTTGCCGATCTTGTCTCCGAGTCCCATGGTGGTCTCCTTCGTGTTGTTGTTGTTACGGCACCCGGTTCGTCCCGTGTGCACGATCAAGTGGTCTGTCAGCTGCTTCGAGGTGCGGTTCCAGCCGCTGGCTGGAGTCCGGTCCTGACGCCGGAGGCATTGCGGGCCACCGAGTAGTGGATCGCCAGGTGTTCGAGGGGCCGTCCCAGAGATCGCGCCGCATCAGCTGCCACTCCGGTCTCCAGCGCCTCCGTGAGCTCGCCGAGGCGTGCGGCCGGGTCCGCTTCGATGTGCAGCAAGAGATTCGGCGCTCCTGCACTCCCGCGCAGCACGGCGCGGGCAGAGCTGACCCGCGGCAGTGCCTCAGCAGCGTCGGCTACAGCTGATTCGAGGACTTTCGGGTCCATCGTCGTGGCCCCAGCTGCGGGGTCATCCGTGAATCGCAGAGTGCCTGCCCGGCCGGAGCGGGGGAGCTGACGCAGGAGCCAGGCGATGCCGAGTACAGCCAGCACGATTCCCAGGCCGATCACGACGGCGGGGCTCCACGCGAGCTCCAACAGGTCCGGCGCCCCTTCAGCGATCCTCGCCTCCGGATCGGCCGTGATACCCCCAGCCCACGACGGCGTCGCGACCTCCACGGTGCGACCCAACCACGGCCACAACGCCCAGAGCCCGCCGATCAGGAGCATGAGCCC
Encoded here:
- the hpt gene encoding hypoxanthine phosphoribosyltransferase, encoding MDSNDVSADLAHVLYTKEQIQEKITELAAQIDKDYEGRDILLVGVLKGACMVMADLSRALHSHVTMDWMAVSSYGSGTTSSGVVRILKDLDSDLMGKHVLIAEDIIDSGLTLSWLKSNLQSRGPASVEVCAMLRKPDAAKVNLDVKYVGYDIPNEFVVGYGLDVAEKFRNLDCVATIAPHVYQ
- a CDS encoding CsbD family protein; this encodes MGLGDKIGNKAQEATGKAKEAAGKLTDNERLQAEGHADQAAAKAKQAGENVKDAVKDAFDK
- a CDS encoding DUF2975 domain-containing protein, giving the protein MHQVDRIVTPLRVLLALLFAGLLGVQGLMVAVFLHEAADNDGALPVPVLVILGAVCLQVIAYFTWRLLTMVRAGSIFTENAFRWVDGILWTLGSGLVLWWGFAGVVGFSARFSDADIPPGVVLMLGILGLAGVVVLLLVVVMRALLRQATSLRAEMEGVI
- a CDS encoding helix-turn-helix domain-containing protein — translated: MAIVVRIDVELAKAKMSVGEFAERVGLTPANVAVLKNGRAKAIRFSTLEAICRVLGCQPGDILEWVEDE
- the tilS gene encoding tRNA lysidine(34) synthetase TilS, producing MGGRLPPQLAAARRAVLAAVSAWRDAGFPGASVASRYDDAAADAPAPESSPHVLLAVSGGADSMALAATAAFLVHASHFGASAVLVDHGLQPGSADAVAAAAERVRAMGLSAVVVRASVPEPGTEEQARHARYRELEAAAAEIEAETGRPVAILTGHTLSDQAEQVLLGLARGSGTRSVAGIPAARGRVLRPFLGVSGAGSRAEGLWRADTEFVCAHESIEVWDDPTNAERDALRNRVRLDVLPALEEHLGPGFAASLARTAGLAAADADHLDALAGEAYAGAVVRDGPGVVVLDLASVRALPAALGRRVLRSAAQAAGGEAPTYERTLALERLVAGAGSAGPVQLAGHVVARRLRDGRGHGHAGPILLVQAARGIIEG